GCCATCTGCGTCCCGAATTCCGCCGCGTCTGGCGCGACCCGGCCTCGCGCCGCGAGCTGGAACGCTTCCTGCGCAACTTCCACAGTCCCGACGGCGAAAAACTGCTGGCGCGGCTGCGCCGGGCGCTGGCCGAAGGGACGCTGGCGCGCGAATATCCGTTCAAAGTCCGCCTCGGCCCCGTCGATCTGGTCGGCGTCGTGGACGTTTTCTGGATCGAGAGCGACGCCGGCCGCCCGTCGCGGCTGTGCGTGCGCGACTACAAGACCGCGCGCCTGCCGAAGGATCCGCTGCGCCGCCGCTGGCTGGACGATTTTTACGCGCGGCAGCTGCGGTTTTACGCGCTGGCCCTGCGCCGCCAGCGCCCCGAGTTCGCGCCGCTGACGCTCGATCTGGCGCTGTGGAACCTGCGCGGCGGCGCGGAACAGAAGCTCGAAGTGCCGGACGCGAGTTCCGAAAAAAATCTGGAAACCGCGCTCCTGTCGCAGGCGTCGCAGGCGGCCGAAGGCCCGTGGCCGCCC
The window above is part of the Pyramidobacter piscolens W5455 genome. Proteins encoded here:
- a CDS encoding PD-(D/E)XK nuclease family protein, translated to TVLRPRALRSVSATSHALWSLCPAAWRLSFRQNLDLSWSAGEGETLHEAPGGAELGNVAHWILSKWDFSDGDYRRILGLRDGHLRPEFRRVWRDPASRRELERFLRNFHSPDGEKLLARLRRALAEGTLAREYPFKVRLGPVDLVGVVDVFWIESDAGRPSRLCVRDYKTARLPKDPLRRRWLDDFYARQLRFYALALRRQRPEFAPLTLDLALWNLRGGAEQKLEVPDASSEKNLETALLSQASQAAEGPWPP